CGCATGGCGAGGATTCGGAGTCTTCAGCGCGGCACTGGATGACTGGGGAAGTCATGGCGATTCCCAGTACCACTTCGGAATGATCTCGTCCCGCGCTTCCTGGCTGAAACCAAAGGCCTCCCTGACATGATCGATGCCACGGGCGTCCGGGTCCTCGGGATCGAGGATGTCCACGCCCATGAGGTACAGGTCTCGAAAGCCCCTCTGATACTCCTCCTCACCAAGAGTCCGATAAAGGTCCAGGAAGAATCGGGTGCCGAGGCTGTAGGCACAGTCGCCCGCCAGAGTTTCCTCCAGTTGTTCCACACCAGTCAGATCTGCAGCGTAGGCACACAGATAGGTGTTTGCACCCCCCATTGCCTCCTGGCCGGTCGTGGTCTCCTCGTAGACGATTGACACAATCTCCGCTGCTCCCTCGTCCAGCCACAACTGCGAGCTGTTGTTCCAGTAGTAGTGTGCCACCTCGTGGGCGAGAATGTAGGGTGCGTAGGAGGCCTCGTCGCTGTCGTCATCAGAGTCGAAGTCGGGATGTACCGTCATACTGAGTCCACTGTTGTGGCCGGCGTAGTCCGACACCACGGCGTCGGCGTAGAAGAGCAGGAGGAAGTTCGTAGGGAGCGGTTCTCCCATGAAGTCCTCCGTGAACCGGACTGCGCTCTCGAGAAGTCCCATGCTCCTTGCCGCACCGGGCTGAAGTCGCACTATTGCGAGCTCGACGTCACCGGCGAGGGGAAGCTCAATTGACCGCCTCTCGATCTGTACATTCGATTGTTCGAGCAGTGTGTCCATCATGTCCGGGTTCGTTATCTGTACGTCGGAGAGCAGTGCCAGCGTTGCTGTCTCGTCGTCGGTTATGCCATCCACGACGGATGGATGGGACATGACCCTCCTGAAAGCTGCTGGGGAATCGTAGGAGAGGAACTCGAGGGACATGAGGGCGATAGCGTCGGACGGTTCGATGGATTCAAGGAAGCTCATCCCTATGAACTCGGCACCGGCGCCGAGTTCATAGGACATGGAGCCGAGCGCGGTGACAACGGTCGCTTCGTCGGGGAGGATGCCGTCGGTGAACCAGGGGTAAGAGACTAGTCGTTCGACGGCGTATTGTGACTCCGTAGCGACGTCCGAGAGCGATCCGATCGCCCACGCCTCGTCCTCGTCTATGCCGTCAGTAATCCAGGGAATGGTAATGAGCCGCTGGAAGGTTTCCGGCACGTCGAGCGCAAGATATACGAGTGAAACGGTCGCCCACGCCTCGTCCTCGCTGATCTCATCTGCAAGCCAGGACATCCTGAGGAGTTCTCTCGCGGCATCGGAGTCCACAAGTGCCAGGTCAATCAGGGACTGGGCTGGGCCCGACGCGATCCTTGAGACGCCATCTCTCACCCACGGAAGTCCCGCTATGGTGTGGTATGTTTCTTCGTTGCTTCGAAGGAGGAACGAGGCTGCACGGAGTGCATCGAAATCCTGCGTCGATGGGACCGTCGGCCGCTCACCGGGTTCGAAGGTCCTCTGGCCGACCGGACTAGGGAATGGTATCTGTGGTGGGAGAGGGCTGCCCAACTCTTCACTTGGCACCAGGGCAGAAATGGCGGTCGGGGTCAGAACGGATCTGGGCGTACTGGTTGGGGTGGCTGGAGCAATCGCAGTTGCCGCAGAGGAGGACGAGGGCACTTCGGACTGCCTTGCAATGGGTTCTGAGCTGCGGGAGACCTCAGAGTAGAAGAACATTGCGACGGCGCCTATGATCGCACCACCCACGGCGAAGAGAACGAGCCCGACTGAGAATCTCATTCAGTTGTGCCTCTTATTGCTCCTCAAGACCGGCTGGCCACTCTACCCCTTCCAGCTTCTCACCTCACCGGCTGCCGTGGTAGGAGTTTCCTGGTCGCAGTTGACATGGCGAACGCCGCAGGGCAGTCTCTCCAACTGTAGCAACATCGACAGGACGCAGCATTGGCCAACAGTTCGAGACAGAGCGAGAGATTCATGAGGATGCTTGGAGAAGGACGGGCACGTCTGATCCGCCTGATTATCATGTCTGTCCTGGCTCTCTCGGGGACCGTTCTTCAGGGGCTGGTGGTACGCAGCGCAGATGGTTGGCGGGGAGTTGGGCAGCGCTGGAATGTGGGTCCACGCTGACAGCAAGCTTCCGCGCTTCAGGCTGGAACGGCTGCGCTCACGTGGACTGGATCAGCCGATGCAGTAGAGACTCGTAGGCAGATCGGTACAGGAACAGTTCGGGTCGATTGCGGTAGGGGGCAGAATCGTACGCTAAGGTCGCTACCGGCGTTCTGGCCACCGGTATTCGCCGGTGAGAAGGATGTGGGCCCACCCAAGGGGTGAGATATGGGCGAGGAACTCGGGCTCGACGGTCCGGCCGGCGTGTTTCCGCTGTCTGACCACTTCCCCAAGATGGGCGGTATTCCAGTAAATGACGATGGTGGGGAGCTGGTTGAGCCCGACTATCCGGTAGTGCTGGCCGTCGCTCGAATGGTCGCGGATTTCGCCCTGGCGTCCGATGCAGAAGGCGTTTCTTGAGCGCGTGATGAGCCTCGCCCTTGTTCAGACCGGTGTTGGCTCCGCGCTATCCGCAAGGGGATCGTCTATCGCACACTCAACCGGCGCCATTCCCCTTAGCGTACGATCCTGCCCCCTACCGGAATCGACCCCGAGTACGCCAACTACCGTTGCAGGGTTCGCAGGTGGTGCACTATCAGGGTGGCCAACAGAACATACTCCGTGCCTTCGAGACTGATAGGTACGGTAGTTGACGCACGGGTGTATGCAGACCGCATCGAGGTCTACTACAAGGGTCACCTCGTCGAGAGCATGGAACGCCTACACGGCGCCGGCGAGGAGCAGATCGACTACCGACACATCGTCGGCTCACTGGTGCGTAAGCCCGGAGCGTTCGCACGGTATCGCTTCAGGGAGCAGATGTTCCCGACCCGGACGTTCAAGCTGGCATACGATGCGCTGTGTGGCTGGAAGGGCGAACGTGCCGACGTCGAGTACGTGCGCATCCTGCACGTCGCCGCCACAACCATGGAGTCGAAGGTGGACGGGGCGCTCGCGAGATTGCTTGGGTCCGGTCTGAGCTTCGACTATGCGGAGGTGAGGAGGATGTCAGCACCGGCGCCCCCTCCAGTGCCAGAACTGAAGCTGCCGGGGAAGGTGAACCTCGGTGTGTACGACCGACTGCTGGTAGGAGGTGTGCGATGATCGCAGACACTCACGCACCGAGTGCAGTCGCCGAGCGAGTCAGGGAACTGTGCAGGCAGTTCAAGCTGCCGACACTGGCGGCAGAGACCGTCGGCAGGTTCAGCGAGGCCGGACACGCCGATGCACTGGCGATCCTTCTGGAGGTATTTGTGGGTTAAGGACAGCACCAGAGTCCGCGGCGATCCCGAACGGGTCGAATAGCGCCGCGCCAACCCACGGTACTGCTTGGCGGGCCAGTCAGCATCACTACGTGGCTCTGCTCAACTAGACATAGCAATCACATGTGGTTTGGGAGTTTCGCCAGTTGCGGAATCACAATCGTGTTGTATCGATCATGCAGCTTGTTACGAGTCACGTGGGACCACATCGAACGATCTGTCACTGCGACGTCCAAGCTTGGCATTGCACCGTAAATGGACCGAAGATCATCCGGCTTCCTGGCATAGAAGTGGTCAGCAGCTCTGGTTCCCCTAGCTGCGAAGCCCTCTTCGAATATGTCCCCAATCTCTAGTGAGACTTCCCGCGCAGTGATCACGTCTCGAATGCGACCGCGTCGCCAGTTTGGGTAATCGTTGAACCGCTGAACCTGTGCAATTTCCTCCGAAGCCTTCTGCTCAGCCATTCGCACGATAGCCTCCGGATTCCAGCCCAGTGCCCTCAATCCCGGCTCTCTTTGCGGTGTGGGGCCCTCGATTGCCCTTTTGTTTAGCTCAAGTTGGGCGTCAGAGAGCACAGCGTCAAATGCTGCTGGGCCACGGGGACAAGTACGTCGAGCATCTTCGGTCACATCTTCACCACTCGGTGACTCAATCCTGATACCTCCCATCTTGCCGTAAGCTCGTTCCACACCCCAATCGAGGTAGTTCGTCGTGTTAAGGGGGGCAGGATTATATCCAACTGTCATATCCAGGACGGCCTCGACTTCATGGGTCGCAACAACCGACGGTGAGGTTACCACCATATAGCGGCAAATTTGCTCAATGACTTCACAAAGGTCGCGGCGCTGTCGGTAGTTGGTGATCTTCAGTATTTCAATGTAAATGTATTCGGAGAGTGGGAAGACTGCTGTGCCATCTCCGACTGCTTCGAGGCACTGGTCAAGAATTAACCTGTGCTTCTCGCCGTCTCGATGTCCACTGTGCGCCTTCGACGACTCGATCCAGTGATTCAGATCGAGATAGATCAATCTGGGCGGCCGAACAGGAAGGCGAAGAGTAGTCGGCCACAACGAATCTGGCCACGAAGTGTGATGAGAATCCAATGCTTGGCTCCTCAGCCGAATTGAACAGCTAGTTCCCTGAATCCCTAGTTGTAACCCTGCAAGTATCCATGCTGGAAATCAAGCCTCGTGGAAAGTCACCCAGAACGAAGACATACACAGTTCACGGTACCCGGTCAAGACTCCCGACGGGTCCGGCACCATCTCCAGGTAGATTAGGGTGGTCTGGATCAGGGAGTCCCCTAGCCAGCGGCTCAGGTAGCGGATGATCTTGAGAATATGTGGGCCTTTAGGACAGAAGATTATCCTTGACCCATGATATTCCGGTAAGTACCAACACGCCGATGAGGATACCGATTGCAATGCATAGGAAATTGTCGGCGAGGTATTCGTTGATGCTGTCCATCTGTTACTTGTGTCTCCTGCGATTTGCTGGAATGAAAGCAAAGATAAGAGCCGATGCTCCCATAGGAGAGCGCCGGTCTCAGCGCCGCCTGCATCTCTCGGCGCATCGGTACGATCCTGGACATGTTGCCCTTGCCGGCGCGCACCCTAGGCGGCGGCTTGGCATCGAGTAAGCGGTCGGCAACCTCTAGTGCCAGCGCCTCTGCGATGCGCAGTCCGGCCCTCTGCTGCTAGAGCATCAGCAGCTTGGCCCTGGGGTTGTCCGTGGCCCTGATGATAGCCTAGACCTCGGGGGCCTCAAGGTACTCGGGCAGTTTCCTAGGCTGCCTCGAGGTGTCGGTCGCCTTCGGGCCACCGCCTGGGTTGTCATGTTGCTGCCGCCCCGGTGCAAGAAATGCTCCGAGTGATTCTTGCAAACTGGAGCTTTCTCGTCCAGTTTAAGGAGGGGGTTCAGCTACCCTGGATGGTCGCGGATGCAAGAAATGTGGGTATTTTCTTGCACGCTCATCAGGGGTTCACGGCACGCGGGCTGCTGAATAGAACGGCGACCCCGCAGGGCACGGTGCCATTGCGTTCCAGCCGCTACTCACCTCGCAGCCGGCGAAGCTCCGCCTCCAGCTCGGCAGCGCGGGCCTCCGCTCTCCCACGAGCTGCCGCCTCTTCATGAGCACGAGCCTCGGCGGTTCCAGCACGGGCCTCTGCTCTCCCGCGAGCTGCCGCCTCTTCATGAGCACGAGCCTCAGCGGTTCCGACACGGGTCTCAGCAATCTCAGCGCGACCTGCGTCTTCCTTGTGGGACCGAAGGTAGCTCTCCGTCACGGGATCGAAGAACCGCAGCACCCCCTCCTCCCAGCACACGTAAAGTCCCAACACCTCGCTGTAACCGCGAAGACGGTCTTCGGTAAGCACTTCGATGTCAATCGGCTCATACTCGCCGTCCACCAGACGGTCCCCGGCAAGCGCAGCGTCGTGATACTCCCCCCCGCTCGGGTCGAAACGCCAGTACTCCACCACACCGAAGCGCTCATAGTCGCGACGTTTGTCGGTGTAGTCCACTCTCCCGGTCGTGGGGGACGCCACCTCGAGCACGAAGTCGGGAGCCTTGCCCTGCCGGTCTATCGCATATCCCCTCTGCTCCTCGATGAGCTCACGGTCAGCGCCGCGCACAACCATCAGGTCCGGTATGCGAGCGTCGTCACGCACGGGCAGCCCGGGTCCGACGGGGACCTCGCTTGCCACCGTGACGTTCGGCGTGTCTGCGAAGTGGACCGTCAGGGAGGTCACAACAGAGGTCTCGTAGAGGTGGAGCCAGTTCTGCATGTCGTCCCGCGGCGGATAGTAGGGAAAGTGCTCGAGCGTATCCGATTCCTGTGTGAGTGTGGTCGTCCTGCCGGTCATCGCGGAGACCTCCGGGGGTGGGTGAGTTGAGAGACTACCGACTGCGGACATTGTACCATCCACAGTGCGAGACGACGCGGGATGGGACTGCTCCCCAGCATGCCCTGTTCAGATGCCTATGTCTCCCTCGCTGGCGACGCTGAGTTGGTCTATGGGACTGTCGATGCGTTCGGTGAGTCATCTATTGAACGCGCTGGGCTGTGATCTGTCGAGGATGAGTATATGGGGTGCAGGCTGCCGGGACGAGCGCACCTTGTGGATGGTTGAGCAGAGAACGATCTGCCCATGCGAACAGCGAGCTTACCGATAACTTCACCAACCGCCTGTGGAACAGTTACCAAAAACAGGTCTCTACTTGACATAATATTACTAGTACGAACCAACGGCCGGATTGCGAATTCCGCACTGAGGGATTGACCACAGATCGGAGCTGCTGCTGCGTCGCTATTCCGCTACGTCTGCCTGGCTGCGGACCCGGTTGAACAGAAGCTGGTCTCGATCGGTGAGTGGCCCGATGAATGGCTGGCACGTATCGGGTGATGAAACCCGTTCGATCAATGCGCGAGCAGCCTCAGTCTGCTCGGGGACGTCGCCCACGAGGTGTCGAGGGCGGTCATCCCTCCACAGCCCCCTCAGCGATGGAGTCTTCCATCTCTTCGAGACTCACAGGAGGACCGTCATACTTCATGCTGCCGAACAGGCGGCTGGTGGGACGGACCGGCATTATCAGTGCGCCTCCGTCAAGTATGACGTAGCGCACCTTGTCTCCCGCCTTCAATGCCAGGGAGTCCCTCACTCCCCTGGGCAGGGTAGTCTGACCCTTGATCGTTATCCTGGACTCGAACATCGCGGGGATTCCTACGCGGTGGGCTGGGGCTGGTAGCGCTCGACCCGGATTCTGTCTTCACTCTTGCGCGCCTGAGCCAAGTCGTATGCAGTCTGGCGGATCAACCAGAAGTCGGCGCTGGACCATCCGGCCTTCTCCAGGCGGATGGCCATGTCGGGCGAGATCGCCGCGTGACCGTTCAAAACCCGAGAGAGGGTATGACGGGCAACACCCAGCACCGCCGCCGCCTCGGTGACGCTCAGGCCCAGTGGGTCCAGGCAGTTTTCCTTGATGCTGCGACCCGGATGGGGCGGATTCTTCATAGGCATGGTCTCGCCCTCCTCTTCAGTGGTAATCGACGAGATCAACGTCGTACACGTCGCCAGCTTCAAACCTAAAGGTGAGTCGCCAGTTGCCGGTAATCGAAATGCTCCATAGTCCTCTTCGGTTTCCTCTGAGTGGATGCAGCCTGTATCCTGGCAGGTCGAGATCGCTCGGCCTGCCGGCGGCATCCAAGTCTGCCATGGCGAGAATGATTCGGTCCAGTTGGTCGGAGGCTATCCTGCTGGGGTCGTCTCGCTCAAAGAGCCGCCTCAACCCTCGATGGCGAAACGAACGGATCATGCACTGATCATACCGTGTGCCGGTACAGCTATCAACAGGTCCTTGAGGTGAACATGCCGGATTCCATCAACGGGATGATGGACCATGTGCGGGCGCAGATTCCTGACCACGTCCACCACGGCGAAATAGTGGCCATCGACGTGGACAGCGGAAGAGGGCTGGGTCGTAGACTCCAGTAGAATTGCATGGAGAGTAATCCAGCGGGAGGCAATTCGATATGTTGGCGGAGCTGTTCAGGAAGCCGGAACTGCACGAGAAGGTGAAGAGGGCAAGGGCAAGCCTAGAGGTTCGCAAGAAGGAGAACAGGTTCCTCAGGAAGAAACTCACGATCCTCAGGAAGAAGGCCCATATTTTGAATGAGCTGAAGAGGCGGTTGGCCACCCCTTCGGACACAGACGCCATGCAGCAAACAGAGGGCCATGACGCAAATGTTGATCCTCCCGTCAATACGTTCCATGAATGGGAGCTGAGGGCGCTGGACAGAGAATTGGTCGAACTTCCCCGCTCAGACCTCAATCAGCGCCTGGGGCCGCGATTCACGACCCGGGAATCCGTGAGCGTGAGCACGACTACTTCCTGTTGTCCGACGAACCGAAGGATGCCCCCACCCTGGGGGAGACGGACATTCCGGTCCAGTACATGGACGACTACATGGAGAACACCGGCAACCTCAGTGACTTCCTGCAGGACTTCCCCGAGGTGAACATGCCGGATGCGATCAACGGGATGATGGACTATGTGCGGGCGGAGATTCCTGACCACGTCCACCTCAACCGTGAGAGTGGTTCGCCGACTTTCTGGGGCACCGAAGATCGGATGAGAGAAATGTTTGAGTTTCTTGCCGCTGGACGCTCTCTGGACGACTACCTCTACCCTCTGTCGTCACCCAGCCGCAGGCAGGTGACCAGAACCCTGAAGCTGGCCTGCCTGCTGATGGAGGCAATGGCCTACGAGAACGCCGCCGGCAGGTTGATTGACAGGAGATGCACCGATGTCCCAACATGCCGGTAAGACTCAGTAAGACGGGCTTGGTATGTCGCGAACCACCAGGACGATCACCTTCTCTTTGCCTCCGGACCTGGCGGACCGGGTGGACGAAGCAATTCAGCAGCAGGGATGCTCCAGAAGTGAATTCTTGAGGGAGGCGATCGATC
This Dehalococcoidia bacterium DNA region includes the following protein-coding sequences:
- a CDS encoding Uma2 family endonuclease, which codes for MTGRTTTLTQESDTLEHFPYYPPRDDMQNWLHLYETSVVTSLTVHFADTPNVTVASEVPVGPGLPVRDDARIPDLMVVRGADRELIEEQRGYAIDRQGKAPDFVLEVASPTTGRVDYTDKRRDYERFGVVEYWRFDPSGGEYHDAALAGDRLVDGEYEPIDIEVLTEDRLRGYSEVLGLYVCWEEGVLRFFDPVTESYLRSHKEDAGRAEIAETRVGTAEARAHEEAAARGRAEARAGTAEARAHEEAAARGRAEARAAELEAELRRLRGE
- a CDS encoding type II toxin-antitoxin system PrlF family antitoxin, coding for MFESRITIKGQTTLPRGVRDSLALKAGDKVRYVILDGGALIMPVRPTSRLFGSMKYDGPPVSLEEMEDSIAEGAVEG
- a CDS encoding HigA family addiction module antidote protein yields the protein MPMKNPPHPGRSIKENCLDPLGLSVTEAAAVLGVARHTLSRVLNGHAAISPDMAIRLEKAGWSSADFWLIRQTAYDLAQARKSEDRIRVERYQPQPTA
- a CDS encoding type II toxin-antitoxin system RelE/ParE family toxin produces the protein MIRSFRHRGLRRLFERDDPSRIASDQLDRIILAMADLDAAGRPSDLDLPGYRLHPLRGNRRGLWSISITGNWRLTFRFEAGDVYDVDLVDYH